A genomic stretch from Triplophysa dalaica isolate WHDGS20190420 chromosome 4, ASM1584641v1, whole genome shotgun sequence includes:
- the ela3l gene encoding elastase 3 like isoform X1 — MTRFNMFSLVLASVLIASAFGCGQPPIQPVSSRVVNGVEARPHSWPWQISLQYLNGDSWYHTCGGSIIDTNWVMTAAHCISSSRTYRVFVGKHNLAENEPGSNAISTEKIIVHEKWNPVFVSLGNDIALIKLSEPVTLSDSVQLGCIPAAGSILSNNYPCYVTGWGRLSTGGPLPDTLQQALMPIVDHETCTKPDWWGPSIKETMVCSGGDGVVAGCNGDSGGPLNCKNSSGIWEVHGIASFVSGLGCNYVKKPTVFTRVSAFNDWIDQTMMNN; from the exons ATGACCCGATTCAACATGTTCTCCCTCGTCCTAGCATCAGTGCTCATTGCTAGCG CCTTTGGGTGTGGCCAGCCACCCATTCAGCCTGTCAGCTCCCGTGTGGTCAATGGCGTGGAAGCCAGACCCCACAGCTGGCCCTGGCAG ATCTCTCTGCAGTATCTGAATGGTGATTCCTGGTATCACACCTGTGGAGGATCTATCATTGACACCAACTGGGTGATGACCGCTGCTCACTGTATCAG TTCTTCGAGGACCTACAGGGTATTTGTTGGTAAGCATAACCTGGCAGAAAACGAGCCTGGCTCAAACGCCATCAGTACAGAGAAGATTATTGTGCATGAGAAGTGGAACCCAGTATTTGTGTCCCTTGG AAATGACATTGCCCTCATTAAGCTGTCCGAGCCTGTGACACTAAGTGATAGTGTTCAGTTGGGCTGCATCCCTGCTGCAGGCAGCATTCTTTCAAACAACTACCCCTGCTATGTTACGGGCTGGGGAAGACTGTCCA CTGGTGGCCCTCTGCCTGATACCCTGCAACAGGCTCTGATGCCCATTGTTGACCATGAAACCTGCACCAAGCCTGACTGGTGGGGTCCATCCATCAAGGAAACCATGGTCTGCTCTGGTGGAGATGGTGTTGTTGCTGGCTGCAAT GGTGACTCTGGTGGCCCCCTGAACTGCAAGAACTCTAGCGGCATATGGGAGGTGCACGGTATCGCCAGCTTTGTGTCGGGTCTGGGTTGCAACTATGTGAAAAAACCTACAGTGTTCACCCGTGTGTCTGCTTTTAATGACTGGATCGATCAG ACCATGATGAACAACTAA
- the ela3l gene encoding elastase 3 like isoform X2 → MTAAHCISSSRTYRVFVGKHNLAENEPGSNAISTEKIIVHEKWNPVFVSLGNDIALIKLSEPVTLSDSVQLGCIPAAGSILSNNYPCYVTGWGRLSTGGPLPDTLQQALMPIVDHETCTKPDWWGPSIKETMVCSGGDGVVAGCNGDSGGPLNCKNSSGIWEVHGIASFVSGLGCNYVKKPTVFTRVSAFNDWIDQTMMNN, encoded by the exons ATGACCGCTGCTCACTGTATCAG TTCTTCGAGGACCTACAGGGTATTTGTTGGTAAGCATAACCTGGCAGAAAACGAGCCTGGCTCAAACGCCATCAGTACAGAGAAGATTATTGTGCATGAGAAGTGGAACCCAGTATTTGTGTCCCTTGG AAATGACATTGCCCTCATTAAGCTGTCCGAGCCTGTGACACTAAGTGATAGTGTTCAGTTGGGCTGCATCCCTGCTGCAGGCAGCATTCTTTCAAACAACTACCCCTGCTATGTTACGGGCTGGGGAAGACTGTCCA CTGGTGGCCCTCTGCCTGATACCCTGCAACAGGCTCTGATGCCCATTGTTGACCATGAAACCTGCACCAAGCCTGACTGGTGGGGTCCATCCATCAAGGAAACCATGGTCTGCTCTGGTGGAGATGGTGTTGTTGCTGGCTGCAAT GGTGACTCTGGTGGCCCCCTGAACTGCAAGAACTCTAGCGGCATATGGGAGGTGCACGGTATCGCCAGCTTTGTGTCGGGTCTGGGTTGCAACTATGTGAAAAAACCTACAGTGTTCACCCGTGTGTCTGCTTTTAATGACTGGATCGATCAG ACCATGATGAACAACTAA
- the bco2l gene encoding beta-carotene 15, 15-dioxygenase 2, like — MSHSPSYSRLLTVTYYIDSNVKKSYKKILISGKTTVMPNPLQDQVSANKKRPAASGLECIGPLVSSVEETPDPINTVIKGEIPPWINGSFLRNGPGKFEFGESKFIHWFDGMALMHRFHIKDGQVTYSSQFLHSESYEQNLEKNRIVVSEFGTLATPDPCKNVLARFFSRFQIPKATDNAGVNFVKYKGDFYVSTETNFMRRIDPVTLETKEKVDWSKFIAINAATAHPHYDREGATYNIGNSYGRRGFYYHIIRVPPGEEQNDEADLSGAEILCSIPASDHRKPSYYHSFAMSENYIVFIEQPIKLELLKFMLYRVAGKSFHKVMSWNPELETIFHVANRHTGQLLKTKYYSSAMFTLHQINAYEDNGFLILDMCCGDDGSVIGDFTMENVGQASGEKLDKFFNSMCTNLPRRYVLPLDVKENDSDDQNLINLQNTTATAVKTETGVFLTHEDLYNDDLLQYGGLEFPQINYSQYNGRPYRYFYACGFGHVFGDSLLKMDLDGKKLKAWRHPGLFPSEPVFVSAPDAKDEDDGVVMSVIITPREKKSSFLLVLDAKTFRELGRAEVPVDIPYGTHGLYNEMR, encoded by the exons atgtCTCATTCTCCTTCCTACAGTAGGCTTCTTACAGTCacatattatatagattcaaaTGTCAAGAAATcatacaaaaaaatcttaatttctgGTAAAACTACAGTCATGCCTAACCCGTTACAGGACCAAGTGTCAG CTAACAAAAAACGACCAGCAGCAAGTGGTCTGGAGTGTATTGGCCCTCTTGTGAGTTCTGTGGAGGAGACCCCAGACCCCATCAATACAGTCATCAAAGGAGAAATTCCACCCTGGATCAATGGCAGCTTCCTAAGAAATGGGCCTGGGAAATTTGAGTTTGGTGAAAGCAA ATTCATCCACTGGTTTGACGGCATGGCCTTGATGCATCGCTTTCACATAAAAGATGGTCAGGTGACCTACAGCAGTCAATTCTTGCACAGTGAATCTTACGAACAAAACTTGGAGAAGAATCGAATTGTGGTGTCTGAGTTTGGCACACTGGCGACGCCTGACCCATGCAAGAACGTCCTTGCTCGGTTCTTCTCACGTTTTCAGATTCCAA AGGCGACTGATAATGCAGGAGTGAACTTTGTCAAGTACAAAGGAGATTTTTATGTAAGCACAGAGACCAACTTCATGCGCAGAATTGACCCTGTGACCCTGGAAACCAAAGAAAAG GTTGATTGGTCAAAATTCATTGCAATTAATGCAGCGACAGCTCATCCACACTATGACCGTGAAGGAGCAACTTATAACATAGGAAACTCATATGGTCGAAGAG GCTTTTACTATCATATCATCAGAGTTCCCCCAGGTGAGGAACAGAATGATGAAGCTGATCTGTCTGGTGCTGAGATCCTCTGCTCCATTCCTGCATCTGACCACAGGAAACCATCTTACTACCACAGTTTTG CTATGTCTGAGAATTATATAGTCTTCATTGAACAGCCAATCAAACTGGAACTGCTAAAATTCATGCTGTATAGAGTTGCTGGAAAGAGTTTCCATAAAGTCATGTCCTGGAACCCAGAACTAGAGACCATCTTCCATGTGGCGAACCGACACACCGGCCAG CTCCTCAAGACAAAATACTACAGCAGCGCCATGTTCACCCTCCACCAGATTAATGCATACGAGGATAATGGCTTCTTGATTTTGGACATGTGCTGTGGAGATGATGGCAGCGTGATTGGTGACTTCACAATGGAAAACGTTGGGCAAGCATCTGGGGAGAAACTTGATAAG TTCTTCAATTCTATGTGTACAAACTTACCACGCCGCTACGTGCTGCCTCTGGATGTAAAGGAAAATGACTCTGATGACCAGAACCTCATCAATTTACAGAACACAACTGCAACTGCTGTTAAGACTGAAACTGGG GTGTTCCTCACTCATGAGGACCTCTACAATGATGACCTGTTGCAGTATGGCGGTCTCGAATTCCCACAGATAAACTACAGCCAATACAACGGTCGTCCTTATCGGTACTTCTACGCCTGTGGCTTTGGACATGTATTTGGAGACTCTCTGCTTAAAATGGATCTAGATGGAAAAAAGCTAAAG GCGTGGCGCCATCCTGGCTTGTTCCCATCAGAGCCAGTGTTTGTTTCAGCACCTGATGCTAAGGATGAGGATGATGGTGTAGTTATGTCTGTGATCATTACACCAAGAGAA AAGAAGAGCAGTTTCCTCCTTGTCCTTGATGCTAAGACCTTCAGAGAGCTAGGACGAGCAGAAGTTCCTGTGGACATTCCATATGGCACACATGGACTCTACAATGAGATGCGCTAA